In Lathyrus oleraceus cultivar Zhongwan6 chromosome 2, CAAS_Psat_ZW6_1.0, whole genome shotgun sequence, the DNA window tttttcccttatgtctatattgaacacaaggcataaactatgtcatccttgtccagttcaatattgggcccatagacatttatcctgttacgcaggatgggcaaattccatctaggtcactcatgtccctcatcatgcttcgtggagtacccatcaactgtctttatggttatccagttacgaacaacgtttgatcagcaataaagcactcgactctacatctaaggtccatagtggtttcaggtcgaagggtggtatacaccattatcaccatgagaataacttatgacactttgcataactttctatatagtattctcatagcgggtcaatccggtataaatattactcttaatattcatacctatgtttaagacttgataactccttatccatgatccatgagatgtgatcatcagtctatatacatagtagtcttaatgctttaatgttatcccacttcacaataaagctcgactacggatactttaagaatagtgtccttatgtttaatgtgatctcatgattaagtcatacttgatacattaaacagactagctattctagggactttattaaacaaacataataaagaaaaaaccttttattattaataaataattcgatacaagtaacaaaagtattggcctctagggcttacaccaacaaagAGCTCGTCCTTAAAGGGTTACATCCAAGAGTAAGTGTATGTTGATCAACCTCATTGGTTTCTAAACTTCTCTAATCCTAATCATATCTTCGAGTTAAAAAAAAGGCTCTCTACGATCTCAAACAAACCCCTAGAGCTTTGTTTGAATGCTTGAGCAAGTTTCTGCTTGAAAACAATTTTCAAAAAGGGAAGGTTCATAAAAAACATTCTTTAATAAAACCAAAAATGACATTTTACTTGTGCAAATATATGGATGATATTATTTGTAGTGCTACTAATTATTCCATGTGCAAGGGTTTTTCTGATATTATACATAATGAATATAAAATGTCTATGATGGAGAGCTTTGGTACCTTCTTGGGTTACAAATTCATTAACAAAAGAAAGGAGCATTCATCACTCAAGCTAAATATTTCAAATATCTACTAAAAATATTCGACATGGATCAATCAAATCCAATCTCAACTTCAATGAGTACTTCATGCAGTTTAGATAAAGGAGAAGAAGGAAAATTAGTTGAAGAAAGTAAATACCTAGGTATGATAGGGTACTTTCTTTATCTTACTACATTCCTTGCTGATgtttttgtttgttgtttgtaTGTGTGCTCATTTTAAAGAAAACCCAAAATAACCACACCTCACTACAGTTAAATCCATTATGAGGAATCTCATTAGTATGTGACTTATGGGTTTACGGTACCCTAAATAGATAAATCGTTCTTTACTTGGATACTCTAATTTCTGTCTCGTTAGTTGTAAATTGAATCTAAAAAGTACAAGCAACATGTGTCATTTACTTGGAAATTTGCTTGTCTCTTGGCATAGAAAGAAATATGCAAGTGTTATATTATCCATAACTGAAGTGGAGTACATTGTTATGGGTGGCTGTTGTGTGCAAGTTATCAAGATGAAAATATAGTTAAGTGATTATGGAATTAATCTCGAAAATTTTCCGATAAAATGTGACAACACAAGCACCATAAATCTCACTAAAACTCATGTACTTCACTCTCAAACTAAACACATTGAAATTAGAAACAATTTTATTATGGATCATTTCAAAAAATAGGATTGCCTAATTGACTTAGTGTTCTCATCTAATCAACTGAAATACTTTTACAAAACCTCTTCCTAAAGAAAATTTACTTTTTCATAAGAACCAATTTAGGAATCTTAAACCAATCATGCATGGATTAATCTTCTAAGTATTTCTTATCCTTCTTCAATTTCTCATTGTGACATATATGTTCTATGTGTTGTTTGTATATCATGTCTTTTTGATAATGACAAAGAAGAGAAAAGTGTACTCTCAAAAGGAGTAGAGTACACTCTCTTTGTTTGTTAGGGGGAGTTTAACCACTCCAAATCTTTTATCTATATCTTCTATTTTACCACCTTCGTGAGAAATGtattgtcatcatcaaaaaaggAAGAATATGTTTCTATGTGTTGTACAAGTAATATCGTCAAAAGATGTTAATTATGATATTGACAGCTATCAAGATATTGATAACAACTGTCAAGGTATTGATGACAATTATCAAGGTATTTATGACAACAGTCAAGGTGTTAGTGAAAACTATCAAGTGGCTTTTATCACTACAAATATTCCAAATGTTATTAATGATGGAATGTGAAAAAGAATAGATATCTCAAGCCTTATCAGTTAAATGTATCAAGATCAATTAGAAAATTTTAGTCAATCTTAAATCAAGCAATGAATCTTGAAGCTATGAAGATGTGATCTTTAAGTAAAAAATGTTAAGCCTAAAGCCATCTTGAAGTTGTGATCTTGAAGTTAAATCTTGAAGCTATGAAGATGTGATCTTGGAGAGGTGAAAGTATGAAAGCTTGCTTGGTCGCGCATTTAGTTTTTTTTTCTAGTTCTGATTAGTTTAATTGTAAAAAGAAAAATAGAAGTCTTAAGGTGTGAAGGAAGTGAATTCAAATAGAAAATGTTTTCAAACCTCTTGTATTTTGATAAATCTTCTTAGAATTAATCTAGAAAAACACTTAATTGATCAAAAGCTTGTTTAATCAATTTGAAAGGAGAAATACATTGTAAAATCGATTAAGAGGTATTTATAATTGATTAAAACAAAGTGTAATGTCTCCTCATGATTAAGTTATGTAGAGTTTCAAAATTAATTTAGCTTGGTTAATCAATTAATACATAAGTTTAATCCATTAACTTATTAAAATAGCCCATGGATTGTATCCTTTTTTAGCAAAACTTTTTCCTATATAAACGAGGATTCTCGTCATTCCAAGACACACAATTTTAATGAATAGAAAAGTTATTCTATCATTATTTTTCTCACTCTTCTTTTAAAGTTCTTTTTCACCATAGTTGCCTTGGTGCCAAAAGAGTGAAATGTTCTATCTGAGAGTTGTATGTGTACTGATGTTGTGATGAAATGGTTTATTCAAGGGCATAGTTCTTTTGTAGTTTATTTGTAATAAGACTTAAAGGTTGCAAGCtaaatctgaagaaaaaaaacTTGGTTATAGGTTATTAAGTTAGGCTACTATAACAGCTTTGGTTGTTGTTAGATAATTTAGTGTGAGAGCTCAAGTTGTAGTGACAGGTTGTTTGGGTTGATCCTGTAAAAAGCTCAAGACTATTTTAGTAGAAATATCAAGGGAAAACACTCGGGGACAAGAGTAGGCCAAGTGGTTTAGGCCAAACTAAGATAATTCTCTTCTTAGATATTTATATCCAttatctatttttttttatttgtgcTACTTATTTCTCTGCCTCTTCTCTTTTTTTATTAGTCCCCTGCTTTATCTCGGTCTGTTTATCTCTTCTAACATTAATGTTTTCAAAATCAAAGTTTTTCTAAACCGATATTTTTTGGAACTTTAAAGATCACAATTCACCTTTTTTCTTGTGTTTAAAGTAACTTGGTCAAAAAGTTCATGCACTGAAACAATGGTGGTAAATCTTGGGGACATGGAGCCTTATCCCACTCGTGTTGAGATGAGCTAAGTAGGAGAAGGTTTTAGTTTTAGGGAAGTTAAGATGACTAACCCTACTATTGGTTAAAATATAATGGATAACCCTAGACATAGAAGGTTTATAAGGGTTTAGAAATCCATTTTAAATGTAATGTTACTTAGGATGAATGAGATTGTGGTTGGAGAATAAGTCTAGATGTTTGACACACAATATCCTTTTTTTATCTTTGAATTGTAAAGAAGTCACAATGAAGAAAGCGTCACCACCAACTATAGAAATCCCTTGTAAAGTTGAGGATTATACTTGGGTAGTTTAAGAGGTCCTAGGAGTCAATCCTTTTACTTAGATGAAGATAAAAGGAAACTTGCATACTGGAATATAGGAGCGTTATCATACTAGCAAGTGATGCTCCATAGAAATGACAAATGTGTTTGTATCCAGTTTGAGATGTGTGGTTTTTCCACGTACTAGTGCTTCTTTTCTTGGATTTGGTCACTCTTCCTTTTGATAACTTTGAATTTAAAGTTCTAGATCATTCTAGAAATTGACATTCATAACTACATCACATAATTTGGGCGTATGTGAAGGTTTTTTAATACTGATGCGAGTACAAGAACGACTTGCCTATGTTAGTCTTGTTCTTTCTTCTATATCACATGTTGAGGAAATCTGAAGATCCTGACCATCTTCAAGGGTTGATCTCCTTGAAGCAAGGTCGAAAATTTATTGAAGTGTATATCTATAGATTCAAGAACTTCAAGGATAAGTATTACTTTATCTCCCTATTAACCATGATGCACATGAAAGTCTCAATGAGATTATGGTAGGGTCATTTTATAAAGAACATGGGGTGTCACGTTGTTTACCCTTAATTTTGGTAAACAATCGCTAGGCTATTTTAAAAAGTTTAATTGCAGGATCAACTAGTGAATCCTATGGCATATGTGCATAAATTCTTTAAATGGTTTTTAACCGTTTTTTGTAAATGCAACATACATTCTAACTTTGCAAGAAAGTAAAGACAACCTATAAAGAAACCAAAGGGATTTCGGCAGGATCAAAACCCTTATAAAATTGAAAGTGAAAAGAGCGTAAATTTTTTGGTAAGAGTATAAAAAGCAAAGagttttcttaaatatataaagGATGGTATGCAAAATCATATATTTTTCTCACTGACTCGTTTCTCAATATATTTTGTGTACTTTGAGTGTATAGAGTTTTTTGTAATGATTTTCTATCCTGAATCCTAACACCGGAATCCCTATATATAGTAGTACATAAATAACTGCCTATAACAAATCTATTCCTAGCAATCAAAATGTATCTAATTACATGGCTTCATCTTACTGGCTTGCCTCCACGTATCTTTGTTGGATGGATAAGACTAACAGACAATTACATGATCTGATCACAATCTTTCGCTTCTAACTTCCATTGTCGATCATGTAGCTTTCATCTAATTGAGAACATAGATGAACTCCTGAAAGCATACTCTAAGAAAATATTCTAAGTCCtcaatttcatttcaacatgACTGTTTTAACACCCTTGGATCAAGACCTCATCTTTCAAAATGTTATTACCTTGCACATTATCTTAAGTACTTTCTGAACCCTTTTTTTACTCCTGCTAAGCCCATGATGTCAAAATTTCATGCCaacaaattgccccccaaaaTTTCACTTTCGACCAACTGAGAGATATGGGCATTTTTTAAACTTCTCCACATTGTATCTGGTAATAGGATGACGTCACCATCATCATTACACCTTTAATGAAACGTATCTTCAAGAAGTGCAACCACTAACTCTCAATCATGACTTTATTTTCCTTGGAGAACGTGGGCCATCAAGATCTGCACCCCTCACTCTCTCTCTTAACGACAAACACATGTCCCAAAAAAGGTGTCGTTTatcaaaaagaaagaaatgaaGAGTATTTTCCCATTTCTTTAAATACCCACTTCTTTTATCaattccatttcttcttctttttgtcTCTTGATTTCTCAGAAGAACAATTTCTCAACTTTATCTTCTCCAAACCTAAACTCAAATTTCCTGCAACTATGGCCTCTTCCTCCAAGTAAAAGAACTCTTGCTGCTAAGATCAAGGTTCCTATTTTGCTTATGGGAACCAAGAATACATTCTAGAATCACTGCTAGAAGAAGAGAAAGCTAGGATTTAGAAATCCCATTTACTTATCCCTTTCTCAGCTTCTGAAAAAATCCATGCATTTCTAGGTCTGATCCCTAACCCTAATGCTAAAGTTGAAAGGTTGAAGGAAATTTTTCCTTCTTACCATCGTACTAAGCCTGTAGTTTGCATTAAGCAACCCATTGACCTAAACTATATGAGTGTTACCTTTTATGTCTTTCGCTCTACTCCTTCTATCAAGAATAACAAATATTGTATTTCCTGGATAGACAAAGTAGAATCTAAAAAATCCAATATCTGGAAAGAGGAAGGTATTTATGACCTAATTTAACTGTCGAGAGTTGGCCCTCCATATTGCCAAAATATCTCGTTACCTCATTGTATTTTTGGGAAAGTACAAGGAATACCTTTCAATTGCCTTGTAGAATGATAACACCTATTATACTCGATGTGGAAGCCATCGCTGGCCTTCGCCCCACTGATGAAGTGTTCGACCCAATTGTAAAGGACGAAGATATCATCAACTTTGAAAAAAACATACTAGTTTCACCAAATTCATTATTGATCACCATGACACCAAAACTGAATAAGTGTCGCCTAAGGAACACATAGACTTCTTGACAATGTAGTTGTCCCATTTCGTTTTTCTGTTGCAAATCTCTAAAGGAGGCTAAAAGGTTGCTCGCTTTAGCCAACCAACTGCATGATGGTCGAAACATTTATGTAGGGAAATTAATCTTAGGCTCTCTCTATGAGTCACTAGGGCTTGCAACCTATACCCTAAAAACCTTGGCCTTTCAGCCAACCTTTTACTTGTTGGCCCCTTTTGGTTACTTCAACTTTGGTTGAACGCCATGTTTGAATACTCTTCACAAATGGATGTACCAACCAATAAAGCTCAATAGATAAAGAACTGTCAAATTGGAGGCACTAGACTTGCCTTAATGACGACACTCGACACGTGAGACTTTTACTGAATACTTCATGATGTTTTCAAAGAGTCATACCTTCATTCCTTCATTGTCTCCCTTTGCAAATCGAAAGTATGGGCCAAAGTGGTTCAAACGAGAGTTTCATGCTCTTTCTCCTAAACACAAGAGTGAAGTTGTCGAGATCTGGGTGGCTTTCCTTACCCCGAGATTATTATCATCAAGGCTGGGGAGCACTAAATATATTATGGTACTAGTTGGTTATCCATCAAACTTATTATCTCGATAGTTTGGGTTAGCCAAATTCTGCCCAGATCTTTTAGTCGCAAGAGTGAGCTTTGTCGGAGCACCGCAGAAATGACTAAGGCATAGTAAAAATTGAATAGGAAATCTAACATGTTCCTTGATCTTACATTTTTCCATTCCAAACATCTTTCTACTATACTCGATAATTTGACGCCTAATAGAGAGCTTACCATGCATAGTAATTTGTAATTGTGTTTAATCTGATGAGTTCTCTAATAGAAGTTTTTTCCTCTCTGCAATAGAAAGACATTAGAATTAGGAAGATACTTTGAACAACATAGAATTGTTGGTTCTTGTAAGGTACTAATTCGAAGTAGTGGATTTTCTTTTTTGGATAGTATTACCCCTAAAACTTAGATGTGATTTCACCGAACTGGATTATCAATATATTATGTTATTTATTGCTTTTATGCTTCATCATCTTGTAAAAGTTAATCTATCATATCTTGCATGCAAACTGATCTTTCTGGTTGACAAATTCTCTGACATCATGTATGACATTTATTCATATAAGTTGTAATTTGTTATAAACTAGTAGTTCATGTTGACATCATGTATGACAACATAAGTTGTAATATGTTATAAACTAGTAGTTCGTGTTGTCCCACCAAGCATATGGTTCAACACCATGTTATGTTCGTTCGTGTTGTCCCAAATAGCTGATCCAacatttatatttttttaaaccCGTTACTTTTTCTCAGTTGTAAAAATATATGAGGCCAATTGTTTATTAAATGGTTTGGTTTAGTTTGGTACCGAAATGACTGCATGTTATGTATAGTACTTTGAAATGGTGACAATACTCAAAATTGCAATCTTCAACCCAGAACTTTATTTCTCAAGAACTTTGAACATGTTCTAGCATGTCTTCGGTACACTGGTTGTTTGTTAACCATCAAACTCAACATACAAACCTAATACATTAAGGTTATGTCATAGTTAAACACATAAAAAGCTATGCAGAAACAGCATAATTTCGGGAAAAAAAACTAGTATATCCTGAAATGTACAAAATGAAGATAGCACGATTGTTGCTGCTGCTGCTACTGCTACTGCTCCGACTCTTGTGATTGTTCTTGTATTTCACCTTGCCAAACCCAAACAATATCTTGAAGAGCAGGCCTAATTTTCTCATTCAATATTTTCTGATATTCCAATGTATCTCCATTTGATTTCTTCACTTCAATCAAATGGAAAACTGGAGTAACCTCAAATATCTCAGCATCAATAGACAAAATCCCTTTCCTACCTTCATCAACTCCCTCTAGTTTCAACAAACCAGCAGCCCTTTTCTTTATTTTCATCTTCAGTCTCTTAGCAATCTCTTCCAGCCTTGAAATGATAACCGACGCGGGTTGTCTTGAAGTAAACCTCGCTTCCCTTTTCTTAAAACTGTCTTCAAAGAATCCACCTAGATTAAAACCATTAGAAAGAGATATGATATCAAACGCATTTATACTCATCGGTACAATTGACTCTTGCTTTTCAATTTCATCAGTCACATGTGTCTGTGTCGTGTCACGTGACACACCTTCAATCAGAACTGTCGATCCTACAGAATTTGTATCCAAAGAAGAGATACTCTTGTTTTCCTCTTCATGTTGTTTCGGTCTACCATTCGGTCCATACTTAAACCAAGAACATTTTTTGATCTTCTCAATAGAAATCCTAGTGCTAGGATCCGGATCCAACATCTTACACAACAGCTTCCTAACGTTTTTCGCAAACCAATTAGGAAACTTAAACTCCGCGTTACTTATCTTCCTATACATCTCCATCAAATTCGAGTCATTGAAAGGCACATAACCAGCAAGTAACACAAAGAGAACAACTCCACAAGACCAAATATCGGCTTTGGCACCGTCATAACCCTTCCTCTTGATGACTTCAGGAGCTACATAAGCCGGCGTTCCACATGTTGTATGCAACAAACCGTCTTGCCTTTTGGATTCCGCAAAAGCACTTAAACCAAAATCCGATACCTTCAAGTCCTCATTCTCATCTAACAAAATATTTTCCGGCTTTATATCTCTATGATACACACCTCTACTATGACAGAAATCAACTGCACTAACTAATTGCTTGAAATACTTATGTGCAGTATCTTCTTTGAGCTTCCCTTTTGCTACTTTCTTGAACAATTCACCACCTCTCGCATATTCCAAAACAAAGTAAATCTTGCTCTTCGTAGCCATAACCTCGAAAAGCTGTATAATGTTCGGATGTTTTACGAGTTTCATAATTGATATCTCCCTTTTTATACAATCAGCTTGGTCATTTTTTATAACCTTATCCTTGTCAATCATTTTAAGAGCTACAGTTTGGTTAGTTACTATACTCCTTCCATAGTAAACTTTTCCGAAAGTTCCTTGCCCTAGTAATCTTCCTAACTCATATCTTTGCATCAACACTTTCGATGTATCATCCATATCAGACCTTAAACTTAAGactttttaccaaaaaaaaagCACTTCCTCAGCTAGTCAAAATTTCTCAAATGCGAAAAAGGCGATTCTTGTAAGGGACACCTAGGTTCAGGATACGAACCCTGGAATCTAACATAAGCATTAACTAACATTTTGATTATTCAAAAACGAAAAACCTGTGTGCCAATGCATCAAACATAGAAGCAGAATTATACTGAACACATCCTCTACAATGCAGAATTATACTGAAGCTTTTGGAAGTTAATTTTCCTTGGTGTATTGTTCAAATTCTGAAAaccaaaaacaaaacaaacattaATACTCAACTCAATACTAATTTTGTTTAATCATTAATATAAGAACTTGCATGTTATCATAATTGCAGCCTTAAATTTCACTGTAATTCGCATAGCAGAAACCGCAATCGCAACCCCAGCGGGTAACTAGTAAGTTCAGAACACTTTAACTAACAACAGCAACCAAGTTTTATTGCGATCAAACCATTTTATAATTTTATGTAAAAAAAATCATGCTTCTAAACTCAGACACTGAAATCATCCAGAAAAACCAGAACAAAATCAAAACAGTTCTACCAATTATTCAtaatcaaaaacaaaaaacaaattagaatttaaaattaataaataatGGAAAATACTGGAACTAACCTTGAGAAATGAGAAGATGAACCTACTAGTACCATACAGAGAACAAGATGAAGTAAAGTTTTAGTCAAATGAATAATTATTAGAATTCATATTTTAAAGCGTTTCAATATAATCATCACAAAAGGCGAGTTGAAAACACCCAACATTTCCATTAAAAAAACGTAACAAAACACGCGTAAGGCTATTAATGCGTAAGTGCAGCTCATGGTAATGATGGTGAGGTGCATTGATAATCTTGCCGCGTGGCGTTTTGTAGGTTTGTAAGAGATGGTACCAGAAAGGACCACTGTAAGACACGGTTAAAGGGTTGCACCGTCATGCTCGCACGTGTGAGTGTAATACACGTGGCAATGTTTATCTGATTCTCACGTGTTACCGTTGGGATGTTCAGTTTGGTTAACAGGTTATTTTTGGATTGGACTGGTTTGAAGTGACTGGACGCTGAGTTAGTGCTCATCCtgaataaaaagaaaaagaaaaaaattattaaaattaaaatattatagAGAAAGATACtagtttttttaaatattttttattggAAATTTTGTATTGAAAATTGTGTAATGATTTTAATAAAGGTATATAGatataaaattaataaaattaatgttataattattttttaatacAAACTTTACGCAAGTTAgcattattttatttttaattaatttttaaaacaatcaatattttaaattaaatatcaaaataaccaatttaaaaaaataataataagagAAATAATTATATTTGataaaaagtaaaaataatacATAGGTGCTACCAAAGATACTGCATGCTTAGAAAACAAACATGCCACTGTAATGCTATGCATTCTATAGAACAAGCATCACAGATAGTGCCAttattttgtttgatttttttttaatttttaattattttaacTAAAATTTTTGAGAATAAATACCAAAGTAATTATAAGAGACCTCCAAGACAAACGAATGCATTAGATTATTGATTTTCTATTGTATTTTTGTATAATTCAATTTTATAAAATgatattataaattattttaaattttttaatattttattttaaaaatatttaattaaaataattaaatattaaaaaaaatgtttGTGGTGCATGCTTCTCTAGGACGAGATGTCTAAGCATGCACCATTTTTAATGGCGAATAT includes these proteins:
- the LOC127118455 gene encoding CBL-interacting serine/threonine-protein kinase 10 — translated: MDDTSKVLMQRYELGRLLGQGTFGKVYYGRSIVTNQTVALKMIDKDKVIKNDQADCIKREISIMKLVKHPNIIQLFEVMATKSKIYFVLEYARGGELFKKVAKGKLKEDTAHKYFKQLVSAVDFCHSRGVYHRDIKPENILLDENEDLKVSDFGLSAFAESKRQDGLLHTTCGTPAYVAPEVIKRKGYDGAKADIWSCGVVLFVLLAGYVPFNDSNLMEMYRKISNAEFKFPNWFAKNVRKLLCKMLDPDPSTRISIEKIKKCSWFKYGPNGRPKQHEEENKSISSLDTNSVGSTVLIEGVSRDTTQTHVTDEIEKQESIVPMSINAFDIISLSNGFNLGGFFEDSFKKREARFTSRQPASVIISRLEEIAKRLKMKIKKRAAGLLKLEGVDEGRKGILSIDAEIFEVTPVFHLIEVKKSNGDTLEYQKILNEKIRPALQDIVWVWQGEIQEQSQESEQ